A stretch of Gemmatimonas aurantiaca T-27 DNA encodes these proteins:
- a CDS encoding SDR family oxidoreductase, producing MNVARRTALVTGGARRVGAAIVRGMASRGYDVLVHHGQSPEAAASLAAQLMQEYGVRVEIVQGDLREPDAPARIVEAARGHFGALDVVVSSASVMEFVAFDAVTPAQWAHTEAVNLRAPFFLMQAAAPLLRDGGVIVQMSDHLAFETLYPDLIPHQVTKAAVTTLVSTMAAALAPRIRVNAVAPGLVLAPDHMSDAALQRFLADVPLARSGTPDDVVHAIHYLVDATYVTGEVLRVDGGRHLRR from the coding sequence ATGAACGTCGCGCGTCGCACGGCATTGGTGACTGGCGGCGCACGACGTGTGGGAGCGGCCATTGTGCGCGGCATGGCATCGCGCGGCTACGATGTGTTGGTGCATCATGGGCAATCGCCGGAAGCCGCGGCGAGCCTGGCCGCGCAGCTCATGCAGGAGTACGGCGTGCGGGTCGAGATCGTGCAGGGGGATTTGCGCGAGCCCGACGCACCGGCGCGCATCGTGGAAGCGGCGCGGGGGCATTTTGGTGCGCTCGATGTCGTCGTGAGTTCGGCGTCGGTGATGGAGTTCGTCGCATTCGATGCGGTGACGCCAGCACAATGGGCGCATACCGAAGCGGTGAACCTGCGCGCCCCGTTTTTTCTCATGCAGGCCGCGGCGCCGCTGCTGCGTGATGGCGGTGTGATCGTGCAGATGTCGGATCATCTCGCGTTCGAAACGCTGTACCCCGACCTCATTCCGCATCAGGTCACCAAGGCCGCGGTGACTACACTGGTCAGCACGATGGCCGCCGCGCTTGCCCCGCGCATTCGCGTGAATGCCGTCGCACCAGGACTGGTACTCGCACCCGATCACATGAGCGACGCGGCCTTGCAGCGCTTTCTCGCCGATGTACCGTTGGCCCGCAGTGGCACACCCGATGATGTGGTGCACGCCATTCACTATCTGGTGGACGCCACCTACGTCACGGGCGAAGTGCTGCGTGTCGACGGCGGACGCCACCTGCGGCGCTGA
- a CDS encoding PHP domain-containing protein: MISVVAQQQEHQAGHTASTPAFVDLQVHTTASDGALAPAVVVQAAHDAQLAAIAITDHDTVDGLDEATAAGEALGVRIVPGVELSTHFENEELHLLGLHIANRDAIRSALRELQAQRVVRAERIVAVLNAHGMPITMDAVLREAGDGAVGRPHVARAMLAGGWVREFREAFDKWIGFGRPAYMAKDRFDVADAIALVHRAGGIAVWAHPGEQATQPRIRKLMDVGLDGVEVLHPSHPPYLVQRLFDHVSQLGVLPSGGSDWHGTTDGPRKLGGQLVPKAWLSMQEARIASRLTAV, encoded by the coding sequence GTGATATCGGTCGTAGCCCAGCAACAGGAACATCAGGCAGGACACACGGCGTCGACGCCAGCGTTTGTCGATCTGCAGGTGCACACCACGGCGTCTGATGGGGCGCTGGCACCGGCCGTGGTGGTGCAGGCCGCGCATGATGCGCAACTGGCGGCCATTGCCATCACGGATCACGACACCGTCGATGGTCTCGATGAAGCCACCGCCGCCGGCGAAGCACTCGGCGTGCGCATCGTGCCCGGTGTCGAACTGAGCACCCACTTCGAAAACGAAGAGCTACATCTGCTGGGGCTGCACATCGCCAACCGCGATGCCATTCGCAGTGCGCTCCGGGAGTTGCAGGCGCAGCGCGTCGTGCGCGCGGAACGCATTGTGGCGGTGCTCAACGCCCACGGCATGCCGATCACGATGGACGCCGTCCTGCGCGAAGCGGGAGACGGTGCGGTGGGGCGTCCGCATGTCGCCCGCGCCATGCTGGCCGGTGGTTGGGTGCGCGAGTTCCGCGAGGCCTTCGACAAGTGGATCGGCTTTGGCCGGCCGGCGTACATGGCGAAGGATCGTTTCGATGTGGCGGATGCCATCGCGCTGGTGCATCGGGCCGGCGGCATCGCCGTATGGGCGCACCCCGGTGAACAGGCCACGCAGCCCCGCATCCGCAAGCTGATGGACGTTGGACTCGACGGGGTGGAGGTGTTGCACCCCAGTCATCCACCGTACCTGGTGCAGCGGCTCTTCGATCATGTGTCGCAGTTGGGTGTGTTGCCCAGTGGTGGATCGGATTGGCATGGCACCACCGACGGCCCTCGCAAGCTGGGCGGGCAACTGGTGCCCAAGGCGTGGCTCAGCATGCAGGAAGCCCGCATTGCGTCCAGACTCACGGCGGTCTGA